The DNA window GTGGCTTGAGTCACTGTAGCGCACGCCTGAGGCGCGCCATCACGGTTGCGCGGCCCCGCAGAACAAAAGTGGCCGACCCGAGACCGCCCCGCGGTCCCTCGGCCCCGGGGTCAGTGGGCCGGCGACCAGTTGCCGTGGAACCCCATCGGTACGCGCTGCGGCAGGTGCACGGTCGCCACCGGCTCGGTGGTCTGGGCGTCGAGCAACAGCAGTTGCCCCTCGTCCCGGCCGCGGTGGTAATCGTAGCCCATCAGGATGCCGTCGTCCTCGGCGTCCGCCGCGGGGTCGGGCACGAAACACACCTCACCGATCAGCAGGTCGGGGTCGAGCGCGGCCGTCGTCGTGGAGCCCGTCGCGTAGTCGTGCTTGTACAGCGCCGACGAGCGGTCCGCGAAGTACGCGCCGATGGTGTAGCCGAACCGGTGCCGCACCCCGAGCCGGGTCTCGTTGATGCGGGGAAACTCCTGGGGCCGGTCGTCTCGGCATTCGGTGCCGACCGCGCCGGACGCCAGGTTGACGGTCCACCGCTCGAGCGTGGGCGCCGTCTCCCCCGGGCCGTGCCGGTCGCGGTCGAACATCCGCGCGTAGCGCACCACGTCGAGCACCAGCACCTCGGCGCCGTCGCGCATCTCGGAGTAGGCGTTGAGCGGGTGGTAGACGTAGCAGGGTTCGACGTCGAACCAGCGCACGTCGCGGTTGCCCCCCTCGCGGGGCATGACGCCGATGCGTGCGGGATAGCGGGGGTTCCAGGCGTAGGGCATCCGGTCGGAGTGCCGCGGGCTGCGATTCATCACCGCGTTGACCGGGCTCGGCACCCGGACGCGCCCGATCAGCGACTGCATCACCAGCCGGGCGGGCAGCGACAGCCAGCGCGGCACGGAGACGGGCAGCACCTGCGCCGGGTCGAAGGTCACCGGCAGGTCGTAGATCACCACGTACTTGTCGGTCAACGAGAAGTCGTGCATCATCGGCGACCCGGACACCTCGATGCCCACGGTCCGGCGGGCGCGGCCGGCCGTGTCGATCACCGAGTACTGCATGGTGCGTCCGCGGCCGAACGAATAGGACACCGCGTGCAGCTCGCCGGTCGCGGGGTCGCGGTGCGGATGCGCGGTGTAGCCGCCGGCCAGCGTGCCGTCGAAGTCGCACGTGCCCACCGTGTCGAGGTCGTCGGTGAGTTCGTAGTTGGCGATCCCGCCCTCCACCAGCCCCGACGCGCTGCAGACCCGCAAGGTCGCCGGCGCCGCGGGCACCTCGACGATGGCGGTGTACACCCACTTCGGCGGGATGCGCGGGCTCATCGCCGCGGTCGCCGAGGAGGGGCTGCGCCAGTTCGACGCGGCGCTGGCGGCGCCGCAGACCGACGACCCGGTGGCCGACCTGCTGACCACCGGCCTGGCCTACCGGCGCTATGCGATCGAGCGGCCCCACATGTACCGGCTGATGTTCGGCAGCACCAGCGCACACGGCATCAACGCCCCGGCACGCAACGTCCTGAACCTGACCGTCGCCGAGATCGAACAGCACCACCCCAGCTTCGCGCACGTCGTCCGGGGGGTGCACCGGTGCATGGCGGCCGGGCGGATCGCGGCGGGGCCGGCCCACGCCGGCGACGCCGGCGTGGTGGCGACGGCGGCGCAGTTCTGGACGTTGATGCACGGGTTCGTGATGCTCGAACTGGCCGGCTACTTCGGCGGCGACGGCGCGGTCGTCGGGCCGGTGCTCGGCACGATGACGACGAACCTGCTCGTCTCGCTGGGAGATTCGCCCGAACGGGTACGACAGTCGCAGCGGGCGGCGAGCGGCGCGCCCTGAGCACGCGAAACCCCCGGCACCGCAAGGCGGCGCCGGGGGGTTTCGCGGTGACGAACTACTTGACGGTGACGGTGGCGCCGGCGGCCTCGAGCTTGGCCTTGGCCTCCTCGGCGGCCTCCTTGGCGACCTTCTCCAGCAGCGGCTTGGGGGCGCCGTCGACCAGGTCCTTGGCCTCCTTGAGGCCCAGGCCCGAGACGATCTCGCGGACGACCTTGATCACGCCGATCTTCTTGTCGCCGGCACCCTCGAGGATGACGTCGAACTCGGACTGCTCCTCGGCGGCCTCGGCGGGGGCGCCACCACCGGCCGGGCCGGCCGCGGCGACGGCGACCGGGGCGGCCGCGGTGACCTCGAAGGTCTCCTCGAACTTCTTGACGAAGTCCGACAGCTCCAACAGGGTCATTTCCTTGAACGCGTCGAGCAGTTCGTCGCTGGACATCTTTGCCATGGTGTGGGTCCTTCCTGATTTCGGTTTGGGGTTTATTCGGCGTCGGCCGGGGTCTCAGAAGATTCCGTGGGGGCTTCCGAAGCGGGTGGTGGGGAAGCCGGCTCGGCAGCCGGCGCCGAGGCCGGCTCGGCGGCCTTCTTCTCCTGCAGCGCGGCCGCGAGCCGGGCGATCTGCGAGGCCGGGGCGTTGAACAGTCCGGCCGCCTTGGCGAGGTTGCCCTTCATGGCGCCGGCCAGCTTGGCCAGCAACACCTCGCGGGACTCGAGGTCGGCGATGCGCTCGACTTCGGCGACCGTCAGGGCGCGGCCGTCCATGTAGCCGCCCTTGATGACCAGCGCCTTGTGCTCCTTGGCGAAGGTCTTCAGCGCCTTGGCGGCGTCGACGGCTTCGCCGGTGACGAACGCGATGGCCGTGGGGCCCACGAACAGCTCGTCGAGACCCTCGATCCCGGCCTCCGACGCAGCCCGCTTGATCAGCGTGTTCTTGGCGACCGAGTAGGTGGTCGAGGCCCCCAGCGACCGGCGCAGCTCGGCCAGGTTACTCACCGTCAAGCCGCGATATTCGGTGATCAGGGTGGCGGTCGAGCCCTTGAACTGCTCGGTGATGTCTGCAACGGCGGTGGCCTTGTCAGCCCTGGCCATGCATACCTCCTGGTGTGGTCGTGTCCATGTGACCCACCGGAAGAACGACGAACGCCCCGGCGCAGCAGCGGCCGGGGCGTCAACGGTGCGCCGGCGCGCGCCGGCGATGATGCCTCGTCCTCCTGCGCGGGCCGCCGGGATGCTCCCGGACCTTCAACCGATTGCTCGGTGACCGACGGTCTTCGGTGGATCGGCCATCAGGATAGCCCGGCCACCCGCGGTCGGCCAAAACGGCGCGATACGCCGGGGACCGCCGCCCAGGGGCTCACCGCGGAACTCACGCCGCGGCGGGGGGCCGGTCCAGCGTGGCGAGCCGGGCCGCGCCGACCAGACCCGCCTCCCCACCGAGCTCCGCGGGCACCAACCGCAAGCCGGCCAGGAAGTCCAGGCCGGCGTAGCCGGCCAGCGCCGCCCGCAGCGGCTCGAAGAGCAGGGGACCCGATTTCGCGACCCCTCCCCCGACGACGACCAGGTCCAGGTCGCACACCGCGGCCACCGAGGCGATCATCGCCGCCAGCGCGGTGGTGCCCCTGCGAAAGGCTTGCTGCGCCAACGGATCCCCGGCCGCCGCCGCGGCGGCCAGACCCCTGGCGCCGGTGCCGGGCGGCGCGGACCAGCCGTGTGCCCGCGCCCAGCGCACCATCGAGGGTCCCGACGCCACGGTCTCGACGCAGCCGTGGCCGCCGCACGTGCAGGGCCGCCCGTCCTGTTCGACCACCACATGACCGACGTGCCCGGCGTTACCGGTGCGCCCGGCATACGGCACGCCGTCGAGCACCAGCCCGCCGCCCACGCCGGTGGAGACCACCATGCCCAGCATGAAGCGCGCCCCGCGCCCCGCGCCGCGCCAGTGCTCGCCCAGCGCCATGCAGATGCCGTCGCCACCCAACCGCACCGGCACGCCGGGCGCCCCGGGAATCAGGGCCGCGACCCGGTCGCGCAGCGGGAAGCGCTGCCAGCAGCTGATGTTGATGGGGCTGACGGTGCCGCGGTGAACGTCGACGGGGCCGGCCGACGCGATGCCGACGGCGCCGACGGGAGCGTCGGCCACGCGCTGCACGTCGGCGATTGCCGCGGCGACGGCGTCCCACACCGATTCGGCGACCCCGTCGGTGGGGGTGGGCCGCACCGCGGTGTGCACCAGCGCGCCGGCGGCGTCGGCCAGCCCGGCGGCGATCTTGGTGCCCCCGATGTCCAGGCAGAGGGTGTACATCGCGCTCAGTGCCGGTGGGTGTTGTCGGGTTGGCGCGGGTCCCCGGGATGCTCGTAGCCGGGCGCCAGCCGGACCAGCGCCGCCCGGCGCTCGTCCAGCCAGATCCGGAAGGCGCGGCGGCGCGCGGCGCCCCGCAGATGCTCGGCGATCGCGCACCGCACCTCCGCCAGCGGCGGGCCGACCACTGCGGGGGCCCGCCAGCCGTGCCGGGCGGGGGCCGGCGCGGCGAACCGCAGCGGGTTGCGGGCGTGGTAGGCGGCGACGTCGTCGTCGGTCACCGCGACCCCGGCGGTGACGTCGGCGAACAGCGCGCGGGCGCGCGGATCGGCCAGCGCGGCGGCGGCGACGCTGCCGATCTCCAGCCGGGCCGCGGCGTCGGGCAGCAGCTCCCCCTCGGTCGGGGCGCCACCCGCGGTGAGCCCGCGCGCGGCGGCCTCGGCGGCGACCACCCGCTCGGTGACGATCAGCTGGGTCAGCCAGCGCCGCAGTTGGCGGCCCTCGCTGCTACCGGCGGCGGGCAGCGCCGCCGCACCCGGACCGGCGCGCAACCGCGCCTCCCGCAAGTCGACCTCGGCGAGCGCGACGGGTGCGCCGCCGACGGTGGCGACCGGATGGCCGCTCATGTCACGGTCACCCGCACCGCCGGTGAGTAGACGAGCCGCCCGGCACAGCCCAGCCGGACCAGGGCCCACCACCGGCCCGGCTCCAGCCAGGCGGGCGGGGTCACGTCGAAGCCCAGTTCGATCGTGCCGCCGGCGGGCAGCACGGCGCCGCGCGCGGCCGGGCCCAGCCACTCCCAGGTGCCCCACGGGCTGATCAGATGCGCCTCGAGCGCCACGTCGGCCCGCGCGCGGGTGCCGACCGTGACCGCCAGCCGGGCCGTGTCGCCGGCGCGCAGCGTGACATCGGCGGGCCCGTCCAGCAGGTAGGCCAGTCCGCCGGGATCGGCGTCGCCGCCCACCGCCACCACGCATACATCCTCGACCACCTGGCGCCACGCGGCGGGGATTTCGCCGCCGGCCAGGCGCAGCTGCGCGCGGACGGGATAGAGCCCGGGCCGTGCGCGAGCCGGGATCGCCACCGTCACGTCGGCTTCCCGGTGCCCGCCGGGCTCCAGCGCCAAGGGCAGCTCACCCGGCGTGGCCGACCAACCGTCCGGGCACACCAGCGTCACCGCGCCGTCCAGTGCGGCATCGCTGCAGTCGCCGGCCGCGGTCAGCCGCAGCACCACCTCCGCGCCGGGGTCGGCGGTCACCCGGGTGGGGTGCAGGTGGGCGACCGCGGGCAACCCGCCGAGGGGCGCGGGCCCCCGGTTGTGCAGCCAGTAGCGCGCGTAGAGGGGTTGAGCGGCCTCGGCGTGCGGGGCCAGCGCGGCGGAAGACGCGGAAGACGTTGACAGCCGGGGCGTTTCGAGCCTCGCCAGCACGGTGGCCACCTGATAGCCGTGCAGGTGCACGGAGTCGACGGGTTCGCCCGCCTCTTCCAGCAGGTCGGCGGCGCGCAGGCCGGTGATCGCGGCGATCGAGGAGCCCAGCGCCACGCGGGTGGGCGTCCCCGTCGCCTGCACCAACCGCAGCGCCACCGCGCCGGGGTCGACCGGCCGGGCGCTGCCCCCCGCCAGCGGGTTGCCCGCCGCCTTGAGGGCGGCGAGCTGCACCGCGTCGGCGGGGTCGGCGCGCAGCAGCGATCCCGCCGGCGGCAGCACGGCGTCCCGCTCGCCGGCGACGACGGCAAGCAGCGGGTGGGAGAACTCCGCGCTGCGCGCCGGAATCCCGGCGCGCCGCCAGTCGCCGTCGCCGCAGGCCAGCGCGTAGTCGAAGGCGTGCGTCCAGTGCTGGAGCTGGAAGTTCGAGCCGTCGGGCGCGGTGCGGCGCGGCTCGTCGATCCAGACGCCCGACGGCCAGCCGGTGCAGGACCGCATCAGCGCGGTGTGCAGCGTGCCCTCGGTGTCGACGGCGAAGCTGGGCACCCCGCGGTTGAGCAGCGCGACCGTCCGGTCTTCGCAGGGGCCCATTCCCGACGGCGCCCGCTGCGTGACGGCGATCTCGGCGTCGGCGAGGTCGTCGGCCACCGCCGCGATCTCGGCGCGCAGGCTTTCCTCGTCGCGGCCGTCGATCACCAGCACGGGCAGCGCCCGCGGCGGGCGCAGGTCGGCGCCGGGCACCCAGACCGCCGCCAGCGGAGCCGCGGCCGGCACCCACACCCTGGCCCGGCCGGTCGCGGCCAGTTGCCGCTCGAGTTCGGCGGAGTATGCCGGGCCGGCCTGCGCGAGAACGGCTCCGGTGAAGACGTTGCGGGCCGGCCCGCCGAGTGCGATCCGCACGTCGGGCAGGTTGGAGTCGACGTCGAGGTGGCCGTAGCGCGGCTTGCCGGCGCCGCTGCAGGTGGCCGTGACACCGGCGCGGACCAGCGCCACCATCAGCTCGCGGGCCAGCGGCGCGGAGGTCGTCTCGTCCGGCGACACCACCTCGGCCACCGACACCGCCCGCGCGTCGGCGCCGACGCGCACCCGGGCCGCCACGGACAGCCCGAACCAGCCGTAGGCCGGGTTGTCCAGGGTCCACAGGTGCTGCGCGGTGTCCACCGAGCGTTCCCGGTCGCCGAGCAGGGCGAAACCGCGCCCGATGACGGCGTCGCCCACCTCGCTGACCGGCATGGCGCCGGGCACCGGGCACGGCCAGCGCAGGCGCACCAAGCGGTCGGCACCGGTGAACTCGTCGACGGTGGTGCGGCAGTCCACCCGCGCCACCCCGCGCCACAGCGTCAGGGTCTGGGTGTAACGCAGCAGCGCGCCGACGCGGCCGTGGACCACCAGCCGCTGGCCGAGCGGGCCGCGGTAGGCCTGCACCCGCGCGGGGAAATCGGCCGAGCACACCACCGGCCCCTTGGGCAGCAGGTGCCACGGGCCCTCGCCCTGCGTCGGGTGCGCCGGGTATTCCTCGTAGACGGTCAGCTCGTTGCCGACCCGGCCGTCGGCGATCAGCTGCCGGGCACCGTGCCGCAGCGCCGCCACGCCCCCGCCCCGCGCCGGGTCGACCGCCAGCCGGTAGTGCTCGTTGGCGATCTCGGATCCGGGCACCGGCTCCCAGCCGGTGGGCTCCCCGCCGGGGACCAGACGGTAGGCGCGCCAGCCCAGCGACGGCACGTCGGCCGCCAGCCAGGTGACCGACCGGCCGTCGTGCCCGACGTGGGCGGGCACCTCGGCGCCGTCGGCGTCGACCACCCGCACCCCCGGTGCGGCGGCGCGGTCGAGCCGCGCGGTCACGATGTCGGTGCGTTGCCGGGCCAGCGGATTCCACACGGTCACGTCCCCGCTCACCGCCTCCGAGAGCAGCGCCAGCGAGTTGTCGCGGGTCGCGCGGCCCAGCTCCCACGCGTCGCGCCAGCCGGTCAGCAGGTCCAGGTAGACCTGGTCGGACTGCGATCCGGTGATCGCGTCGTGGTGCGCCCCGTAGGCCAGCTGCACCCACGCCTTGGACAGCGCGGCCTGCGGATACTCGGCGCCGGTCGTCAGCGCGGCGAACACGGCGAAGCGCTCGGCGGCCAGCACGGCGTTCTCGGCGGCCCGGTTGGCCTGTTTGGTGTCGATGTAGGACACGTCCTTGCCGGTGTAGATCGGGTTCATGTCGCGGGTCTGCGGCGACGGCGCACACCCGCGCCCGGCCAGTTCGGCGCGCACCGCGGCGAAGAACTCCCGCGGCAACGCGCACACGAAACGCGGCCAGGTGTAGCGGGCGGCCCAGTCGCGGTGGATCGAGGTGACCCACTTGTTCGGCGGCGTGTAATCGGTGCCGACGGGTAGCAGCACGTTGCGCGTCAGCGCGACCCGCTTGAGTTGTCCGAACAGCGCGTAGGTGGCGTCCTCGGCCTCGGCGAGCGTGCTCGCGGAGTCCATCCACCAGCCCGCCGAATAATGCGCGGGCATGTAGTGGGTGAGCAGGCCGCGGCCGGACGGCGAGATCCACTCGAACTCGCTGCTGAACTGCATGCGATCGAGGCCACCGGTCTCGGGACCGCCCTGGGCCGGGCCCCACTGGTGGTGCGGGCCGCGCGCCCACGAACTCGACGTCAGGCCGGCGTCGGCCGCCAGCCCGGGGAACTGCGGGTCGTGGCCGAACACGTCGAGCTGCCACGCGGTGGCCGGGTCGGCGCCCAGCACGTGACGTTGAAAACCGATGCCGTGGACCAGATTCCGGATGGTCGTCTCCGGGCTGGTGAGGTTGGTGTTGGGTTCGTTGTAGGTGCCGCCCATCACCTCGACGCGGCCCTCGGCCAGGAACCGGCGCAGGTCGGCCCGGCCCTCGGGGCGCGTGTCCCAGTACGGCTTGAGGTAATCCACCTCGGCCAGCACGAATTTGTAGTCGGGATCGCGGCGGGCCGTTTCCAGGTGGGCGCGCACCAGGTCGAAGCCGTTGCGCTGGCGCGCCCGCCCGGGCGGGTCCTCGGTCCACTCGCTGGTGTAGGCGCCCTGGGTGTTCCACCAGACCGGGTCGTAGTGGAAGTGGCTGACCATGAACATCGTCCAGCCGGGCTCGGCTGTCACGAACTCGAAGGTGAATTCGAACGACCTGCCCGACGGCTGGACGCGGGCGGCGCGCCGCTCACCGACCACCGGCCGCTCCACCACCACCGCAACCTCGACCACCTCCTGCCCGGCGGCCGCGACGGCTTCCCCACGCAGGCCGTCGCCGTCGATGCGGACCGGCGTCGGGCGCGTGCACCCGGAA is part of the Mycobacterium sp. HUMS_12744610 genome and encodes:
- a CDS encoding NEW3 domain-containing protein; this encodes MQVVSADATDLFVGPPDAPLQLVRVTVSGCTRPTPVRIDGDGLRGEAVAAAGQEVVEVAVVVERPVVGERRAARVQPSGRSFEFTFEFVTAEPGWTMFMVSHFHYDPVWWNTQGAYTSEWTEDPPGRARQRNGFDLVRAHLETARRDPDYKFVLAEVDYLKPYWDTRPEGRADLRRFLAEGRVEVMGGTYNEPNTNLTSPETTIRNLVHGIGFQRHVLGADPATAWQLDVFGHDPQFPGLAADAGLTSSSWARGPHHQWGPAQGGPETGGLDRMQFSSEFEWISPSGRGLLTHYMPAHYSAGWWMDSASTLAEAEDATYALFGQLKRVALTRNVLLPVGTDYTPPNKWVTSIHRDWAARYTWPRFVCALPREFFAAVRAELAGRGCAPSPQTRDMNPIYTGKDVSYIDTKQANRAAENAVLAAERFAVFAALTTGAEYPQAALSKAWVQLAYGAHHDAITGSQSDQVYLDLLTGWRDAWELGRATRDNSLALLSEAVSGDVTVWNPLARQRTDIVTARLDRAAAPGVRVVDADGAEVPAHVGHDGRSVTWLAADVPSLGWRAYRLVPGGEPTGWEPVPGSEIANEHYRLAVDPARGGGVAALRHGARQLIADGRVGNELTVYEEYPAHPTQGEGPWHLLPKGPVVCSADFPARVQAYRGPLGQRLVVHGRVGALLRYTQTLTLWRGVARVDCRTTVDEFTGADRLVRLRWPCPVPGAMPVSEVGDAVIGRGFALLGDRERSVDTAQHLWTLDNPAYGWFGLSVAARVRVGADARAVSVAEVVSPDETTSAPLARELMVALVRAGVTATCSGAGKPRYGHLDVDSNLPDVRIALGGPARNVFTGAVLAQAGPAYSAELERQLAATGRARVWVPAAAPLAAVWVPGADLRPPRALPVLVIDGRDEESLRAEIAAVADDLADAEIAVTQRAPSGMGPCEDRTVALLNRGVPSFAVDTEGTLHTALMRSCTGWPSGVWIDEPRRTAPDGSNFQLQHWTHAFDYALACGDGDWRRAGIPARSAEFSHPLLAVVAGERDAVLPPAGSLLRADPADAVQLAALKAAGNPLAGGSARPVDPGAVALRLVQATGTPTRVALGSSIAAITGLRAADLLEEAGEPVDSVHLHGYQVATVLARLETPRLSTSSASSAALAPHAEAAQPLYARYWLHNRGPAPLGGLPAVAHLHPTRVTADPGAEVVLRLTAAGDCSDAALDGAVTLVCPDGWSATPGELPLALEPGGHREADVTVAIPARARPGLYPVRAQLRLAGGEIPAAWRQVVEDVCVVAVGGDADPGGLAYLLDGPADVTLRAGDTARLAVTVGTRARADVALEAHLISPWGTWEWLGPAARGAVLPAGGTIELGFDVTPPAWLEPGRWWALVRLGCAGRLVYSPAVRVTVT
- the rplJ gene encoding 50S ribosomal protein L10, with the translated sequence MARADKATAVADITEQFKGSTATLITEYRGLTVSNLAELRRSLGASTTYSVAKNTLIKRAASEAGIEGLDELFVGPTAIAFVTGEAVDAAKALKTFAKEHKALVIKGGYMDGRALTVAEVERIADLESREVLLAKLAGAMKGNLAKAAGLFNAPASQIARLAAALQEKKAAEPASAPAAEPASPPPASEAPTESSETPADAE
- a CDS encoding ROK family protein; translation: MYTLCLDIGGTKIAAGLADAAGALVHTAVRPTPTDGVAESVWDAVAAAIADVQRVADAPVGAVGIASAGPVDVHRGTVSPINISCWQRFPLRDRVAALIPGAPGVPVRLGGDGICMALGEHWRGAGRGARFMLGMVVSTGVGGGLVLDGVPYAGRTGNAGHVGHVVVEQDGRPCTCGGHGCVETVASGPSMVRWARAHGWSAPPGTGARGLAAAAAAGDPLAQQAFRRGTTALAAMIASVAAVCDLDLVVVGGGVAKSGPLLFEPLRAALAGYAGLDFLAGLRLVPAELGGEAGLVGAARLATLDRPPAAA
- a CDS encoding DUF7158 domain-containing protein; the protein is MSGHPVATVGGAPVALAEVDLREARLRAGPGAAALPAAGSSEGRQLRRWLTQLIVTERVVAAEAAARGLTAGGAPTEGELLPDAAARLEIGSVAAAALADPRARALFADVTAGVAVTDDDVAAYHARNPLRFAAPAPARHGWRAPAVVGPPLAEVRCAIAEHLRGAARRRAFRIWLDERRAALVRLAPGYEHPGDPRQPDNTHRH
- the rplL gene encoding 50S ribosomal protein L7/L12, translating into MAKMSSDELLDAFKEMTLLELSDFVKKFEETFEVTAAAPVAVAAAGPAGGGAPAEAAEEQSEFDVILEGAGDKKIGVIKVVREIVSGLGLKEAKDLVDGAPKPLLEKVAKEAAEEAKAKLEAAGATVTVK
- a CDS encoding TetR/AcrR family transcriptional regulator; translation: MAIPPSTSPDALQTRKVAGAAGTSTMAVYTHFGGMRGLIAAVAEEGLRQFDAALAAPQTDDPVADLLTTGLAYRRYAIERPHMYRLMFGSTSAHGINAPARNVLNLTVAEIEQHHPSFAHVVRGVHRCMAAGRIAAGPAHAGDAGVVATAAQFWTLMHGFVMLELAGYFGGDGAVVGPVLGTMTTNLLVSLGDSPERVRQSQRAASGAP